A genomic segment from Segniliparus rotundus DSM 44985 encodes:
- a CDS encoding mannitol dehydrogenase family protein, with amino-acid sequence MKLSQETLSHLTVPTPSYDRSKLTAGIAHFGVGGFHRAHQAMYLDRLFELGLAHDWAICGVGVLPGDLRIRRALAEQDYLYTLVTAHTDGARQARVIGSMVDYRYAPEDPEGVIELLADPAIRIISLTITEGSYNIRDSDGEFNADNPDIQRDLAGTGPPRTVFGLVASAFERRRQRGLGSPAILSCDNIAGNGDTARRAFTAYAQLHDPSLAQWIRENTTFPSSMVDRITPATTPEAIRQIERDFHVSDLWPVVAEPFAQWVVEDDFAAGRPPLEAILPFGEATVQLVQDVAPYELMKLRLLNAGHQALCYFASLAGHRLVHEAARDPLCAGFVRRYLEEATPTLLPVPGVDLGQYKRDLMERFANPHIADTVARLAAEASDRIPKFVLPAARDNLRAGRPADLAAALVASWARYAEGTDEAGAPIDVADRLASELGDRAKAWREDPLAFLAFRDVFGDLVDEPRFTRPYLRTLERLHRDGARAALRALVPTADRLQAATP; translated from the coding sequence ATGAAGCTCAGCCAAGAAACTCTGTCCCACTTGACGGTGCCCACCCCCTCGTACGACAGGAGCAAGCTCACCGCGGGCATCGCCCATTTCGGGGTCGGGGGCTTCCACCGGGCGCACCAGGCGATGTACCTGGACCGATTGTTCGAACTCGGCCTCGCGCACGATTGGGCGATCTGCGGCGTCGGCGTCCTGCCCGGGGATCTGCGCATACGGCGGGCGCTCGCCGAGCAGGACTACCTCTACACCCTGGTGACCGCGCATACGGACGGCGCACGACAGGCGCGAGTGATCGGCTCGATGGTCGACTACCGGTACGCGCCCGAGGACCCCGAAGGGGTGATCGAGCTGCTGGCCGACCCGGCCATCCGGATCATTTCGCTCACGATCACCGAGGGCTCGTACAACATTCGGGACTCCGATGGCGAGTTCAACGCCGACAACCCGGACATCCAGCGCGATCTGGCGGGGACCGGACCGCCGAGGACGGTGTTCGGCCTGGTGGCCTCGGCCTTCGAACGGCGCCGGCAACGCGGGCTCGGCTCCCCGGCGATCCTTTCCTGCGACAACATCGCTGGCAACGGCGACACCGCGCGGCGCGCCTTCACCGCGTACGCGCAGCTGCACGACCCGTCCTTGGCGCAATGGATCCGCGAGAACACCACCTTCCCGAGTTCCATGGTGGATCGGATCACGCCGGCGACGACGCCCGAGGCCATCCGGCAGATCGAGCGCGACTTCCACGTCAGCGACCTGTGGCCGGTCGTCGCCGAACCCTTCGCCCAATGGGTGGTCGAAGACGATTTCGCGGCGGGACGGCCCCCGCTGGAAGCGATCCTCCCCTTCGGGGAGGCCACTGTGCAACTGGTCCAGGACGTGGCTCCGTACGAGCTGATGAAGCTGCGCCTGCTCAACGCCGGACACCAAGCCCTGTGCTACTTCGCCTCCCTCGCCGGGCACCGCCTCGTGCATGAGGCGGCCCGCGATCCGCTGTGCGCCGGCTTCGTGCGCCGCTACCTGGAGGAGGCGACCCCCACCTTGCTCCCAGTTCCGGGAGTCGACCTCGGCCAATACAAGCGCGATCTCATGGAGCGCTTCGCGAATCCGCACATAGCGGACACGGTGGCGCGCCTGGCCGCAGAAGCTTCAGACCGCATCCCGAAGTTCGTGCTGCCCGCCGCGCGGGACAATCTGCGCGCTGGCCGTCCGGCGGACCTCGCCGCCGCGCTCGTCGCCAGCTGGGCGCGCTACGCCGAGGGGACGGACGAGGCGGGAGCGCCCATCGACGTGGCGGACCGGTTGGCGAGCGAGCTCGGGGACCGAGCCAAGGCGTGGCGGGAGGATCCCCTTGCCTTCCTCGCCTTCCGGGACGTGTTCGGCGACCTCGTCGACGAGCCCCGGTTCACCAGGCCCTATCTGCGAACGCTGGAGCGGCTGCACCGCGACGGGGCTCGGGCGGCACTGCGAGCTCTCGTCCCCACGGCGGATCGGCTCCAGGCCGCGACACCGTGA
- a CDS encoding carbohydrate kinase family protein, translating into MSVLVCGEALIDLVPAENGLLAPLPGGGPFNVAVALGRLGSEVLFLSRLSTDPYGELLISRLRDAGVGLSVAQRGPEPTTLALTALDDAGAARYIFYADGTADRLVSAPGPLPDTVAAVSFGTLSLVYEPGASVYERLLARARAAGRLTMLDPNIRPCAIADPDGYRARFQSWLGSVDVLKVSEDDAEWLGGTPDSWLAAGVGAVLLTQGGSGLSVFTAETSVHVKAPQVEVADTIGAGDTAHAALLHWLDRADALSPRAVRALQEEDWRRALDLVARASAITVSRPGADPPWGRELAVPPEPRRGAAAPAFADRAW; encoded by the coding sequence ATGAGCGTCCTCGTGTGCGGCGAGGCGTTGATCGACCTCGTTCCTGCTGAGAACGGTTTGCTTGCGCCGCTTCCGGGCGGAGGCCCGTTCAACGTCGCGGTCGCCCTCGGCAGGCTGGGCAGCGAGGTGCTCTTTCTGTCCCGCCTCTCGACGGACCCGTACGGGGAGCTGCTCATCTCCAGATTGCGGGACGCGGGGGTGGGCCTTTCCGTCGCGCAGCGCGGCCCGGAGCCGACAACGCTGGCGTTGACCGCGCTCGACGACGCGGGAGCCGCGCGGTACATCTTCTACGCGGACGGCACGGCGGACAGGCTCGTGAGCGCCCCCGGCCCACTGCCCGACACAGTGGCGGCAGTCTCGTTCGGCACCTTGTCCCTGGTCTACGAGCCGGGAGCGTCGGTCTACGAACGGTTGCTCGCGCGGGCACGCGCGGCGGGCAGGCTCACGATGCTCGACCCGAACATCCGCCCGTGCGCCATCGCCGACCCGGACGGCTATCGGGCGCGGTTCCAATCCTGGCTGGGATCGGTGGATGTTTTGAAGGTGTCCGAGGACGACGCGGAGTGGCTGGGCGGGACGCCCGACAGCTGGCTCGCAGCAGGGGTCGGGGCTGTCCTGCTCACCCAGGGGGGCTCTGGCCTCTCGGTGTTCACCGCTGAGACGAGCGTCCACGTCAAAGCCCCCCAGGTCGAGGTCGCCGACACGATCGGAGCGGGGGACACCGCACATGCCGCCCTGTTGCACTGGCTCGACCGCGCGGACGCGCTCTCCCCGCGGGCGGTGCGGGCGCTCCAGGAGGAGGATTGGCGCCGCGCGCTCGACCTGGTGGCGCGGGCGTCGGCCATCACGGTGTCGCGGCCTGGAGCCGATCCGCCGTGGGGACGAGAGCTCGCAGTGCCGCCCGAGCCCCGTCGCGGTGCAGCCGCTCCAGCGTTCGCAGATAGGGCCTGGTGA